A single Cryomorphaceae bacterium DNA region contains:
- a CDS encoding AraC family transcriptional regulator — MFVSTKFNDLDLLRENVVDWNLDFLPLGAGKFEFSITQGFLETIMIGQGNFYGKLEQQGLTPEGFRTFVIPAFDNVHYTWRNKPLHGRSLSLFPTNGELFSISDSSFNVYTLSFRQDVFQRILATKKNTRLEQAVAGENVWDLDVRTTDYLRSLSKYFLEALASNHNVAQNSEQILHAIFNAIAHQEGRGDQNEKGLLIIEEATQWLKLHSARDFRMHDLHKSIGLGERTLQNLFKETYGLTPKQYVTNFRIRRVHELLKQAHHSQTIADISAKQGFWHMGQFAKDYKQLIGELPSETLKRKRNFSR; from the coding sequence ATGTTCGTCTCGACCAAATTTAATGATCTCGATTTGCTTCGTGAAAACGTGGTGGATTGGAATTTGGACTTTTTACCCTTGGGCGCAGGGAAGTTTGAGTTTTCGATTACACAAGGGTTTTTGGAGACGATAATGATTGGTCAAGGAAATTTTTACGGCAAACTCGAGCAACAGGGATTAACACCGGAGGGATTCAGAACCTTTGTTATTCCAGCTTTTGACAATGTGCACTATACATGGAGGAACAAGCCATTACACGGTCGGTCGTTGTCGCTTTTTCCAACCAATGGAGAGCTGTTCAGCATCTCAGACAGTAGTTTTAATGTGTATACACTTTCATTCCGGCAAGACGTTTTTCAGCGGATTTTAGCAACAAAAAAGAATACACGCTTAGAACAAGCAGTAGCGGGAGAGAATGTTTGGGATTTGGATGTGCGAACAACAGATTATTTGAGATCATTGTCGAAGTATTTCCTTGAAGCATTGGCTTCTAATCATAATGTAGCTCAAAACTCCGAACAAATTCTTCACGCTATTTTTAATGCTATTGCTCATCAAGAAGGTAGAGGAGATCAAAACGAAAAAGGTCTATTGATAATCGAAGAAGCTACCCAATGGCTCAAATTGCATTCGGCTCGAGATTTTCGAATGCACGATTTGCACAAGTCAATAGGGTTGGGCGAACGAACACTTCAAAATTTATTTAAAGAAACCTATGGTCTAACCCCCAAGCAATACGTAACTAACTTCCGTATTCGGCGCGTTCATGAATTACTTAAACAAGCCCATCATTCACAAACCATTGCCGATATCTCTGCCAAACAAGGTTTTTGGCATATGGGGCAATTCGCTAAGGATTATAAACAGCTTATCGGCGAGTTGCCGTCAGAAACCCTGAAAAGGAAGAGAAATTTCAGTCGTTGA
- a CDS encoding MotA/TolQ/ExbB proton channel family protein encodes MLELFYQGGALFMGLLTLIFIAMISVTVVQVLRITRGQVSGLENISRQLTYTRSIGLFAFIVGLLGQLIGLFSAFKAIELKLVDVSPALLAGGFKVSMIPTMYGLIIYVIALALWLGLSAWLQKD; translated from the coding sequence ATGTTGGAATTATTTTATCAAGGAGGAGCTCTTTTTATGGGCTTGTTAACCCTCATTTTCATCGCCATGATCAGCGTCACGGTTGTCCAAGTCTTGCGCATCACACGAGGTCAAGTAAGCGGACTCGAAAACATTAGTCGTCAGTTGACTTATACCCGATCCATTGGACTTTTCGCCTTCATTGTTGGACTCTTGGGACAACTCATTGGACTATTCTCGGCCTTCAAAGCCATTGAGCTAAAACTCGTGGACGTGTCACCCGCGCTACTTGCCGGTGGATTCAAAGTGAGCATGATCCCGACCATGTACGGCCTGATCATCTACGTCATAGCACTAGCACTTTGGCTGGGCTTGAGTGCGTGGCTTCAAAAGGACTAA
- a CDS encoding endonuclease/exonuclease/phosphatase family protein: protein MRKIILSFSFILALCAIFCSSVHAQITIEGNFNDWDGLQIVNDPAGDHTYFDLLQTRVYSDSSFVSFQIHGAQDWQLNSEYGLTLYLDLDANAQTGQAYEGMGADLVWRFYDREGTWNGQTVQHHQVGMFSAPTVTSDRFEVSFDRNGPLQFGDSIRFAWVSMNGADDKLPDSGHIDHVLGGLQFPYTPIGLQKDPTHLRVMTYNVEHDGLVDPFLGPKIAQVINQVAPDIITFNELWDTPAAQVKQILDTLMPLPVGWYTAKLFDGNVTASQFPITQSYQHDPEDRILVSTIDLPSSFATDLVVANLHLKCCNADDRRQEQVDGLVNFYRDLQTSGGQIDVPFGTAFVVMGDMNLVGDKQQLETILTGDIQDEATFGTDFLPDWDGSPIADPIPLQNTQRQSYTWPGQTSSYYPGRLDYVFYSDYALRAEKSFVVSTQLAYDASDHLPVVVDFAWNQISGQGEFRKPEVEILPNPASTNVTVRWPAKSVQHLELIDGQGRLIREFPISKRQSELTIELSNLASGTYYIKVNRQYGYRLIHQ from the coding sequence ATGCGAAAAATCATTCTCTCCTTTAGTTTCATCCTGGCCCTCTGTGCCATATTCTGCTCCTCCGTGCACGCCCAAATCACCATAGAAGGCAACTTCAATGATTGGGATGGCTTACAGATCGTCAATGATCCCGCCGGCGATCACACGTATTTTGATTTACTGCAGACCCGTGTCTACAGCGACTCTTCCTTTGTGAGTTTTCAAATTCACGGAGCTCAGGATTGGCAATTGAACTCGGAATACGGACTTACCCTCTATCTGGATTTGGATGCCAATGCCCAAACCGGTCAGGCCTACGAAGGAATGGGAGCTGATCTCGTGTGGCGTTTCTACGATCGCGAAGGAACGTGGAACGGACAAACCGTACAGCACCATCAAGTGGGCATGTTCAGCGCCCCAACGGTGACTTCGGACCGATTTGAGGTATCCTTTGATCGCAACGGACCATTGCAATTTGGCGACAGCATTCGCTTTGCATGGGTATCGATGAATGGAGCAGACGATAAACTTCCGGACAGCGGCCATATTGATCATGTCCTCGGTGGCTTGCAGTTTCCCTACACACCCATCGGTCTTCAAAAAGATCCGACGCATCTGCGCGTGATGACCTACAACGTGGAACACGACGGATTGGTGGATCCCTTCTTGGGCCCAAAGATTGCCCAGGTGATTAATCAAGTAGCTCCGGACATCATCACCTTTAATGAACTGTGGGATACTCCGGCCGCTCAGGTCAAACAGATTCTTGACACATTAATGCCCCTTCCGGTGGGTTGGTACACAGCCAAGTTGTTTGACGGAAATGTCACGGCCAGCCAGTTCCCCATTACCCAGTCTTATCAGCACGATCCCGAAGATCGCATTCTCGTAAGTACCATCGACCTACCTTCTTCGTTCGCTACGGATTTGGTCGTTGCCAATCTTCATCTCAAGTGCTGCAACGCCGATGATCGACGCCAAGAACAAGTGGACGGCTTGGTAAACTTCTATCGCGACCTTCAAACTTCGGGAGGCCAAATTGATGTTCCTTTTGGAACGGCTTTCGTGGTGATGGGCGATATGAACCTCGTGGGCGATAAGCAGCAATTGGAGACCATCCTCACCGGTGACATTCAGGATGAAGCCACCTTTGGAACGGACTTCTTACCCGATTGGGACGGTTCGCCGATCGCGGATCCCATTCCTCTTCAGAACACGCAGCGCCAGAGCTATACCTGGCCCGGTCAGACCTCGAGCTACTATCCGGGTCGCCTGGATTATGTGTTTTACAGTGATTATGCCCTACGGGCCGAAAAGTCCTTCGTCGTTTCCACTCAGCTGGCCTATGACGCCTCTGACCATTTACCCGTAGTCGTAGATTTTGCTTGGAATCAAATCAGCGGTCAAGGCGAGTTCCGTAAACCCGAGGTGGAGATTCTTCCGAACCCCGCTTCGACCAATGTTACGGTCCGATGGCCCGCTAAGAGCGTCCAGCATTTGGAATTGATCGATGGGCAAGGTCGTTTGATTCGCGAATTCCCTATTTCCAAGCGTCAAAGTGAATTGACAATTGAGTTATCGAACCTTGCATCCGGCACCTATTATATTAAGGTGAACAGACAGTACGGATATCGGCTTATTCATCAATAA
- a CDS encoding LytTR family transcriptional regulator yields the protein MKKRTLVHILFWLVILAFLTIYFGAQWKSRILAFYFSSMLLPIVVGTTYYFNLRLVPKYFLTGRFSHFGLYFFYLLVISLYAEMMVALLSFVILANYQADVMNLGSLSIFNLGLTLYAIVFGTSFIRMGIQFRQHSALIEELKEEAEKKAVGTLQFKSDRKNVQIAFSDLLYLESLNEQVRVVSVDGDWTTREKITHLHDRLSDDFLRIHRSFVVNKHKVSSFSRTEIQVGDIELPIGRTYKKEVVEELEG from the coding sequence ATGAAAAAGCGAACGCTCGTACATATTCTCTTTTGGCTCGTCATTCTGGCCTTCTTGACCATTTATTTTGGAGCGCAGTGGAAGAGTCGCATCCTGGCCTTTTATTTCTCGAGCATGTTGCTCCCGATCGTCGTTGGCACCACCTATTATTTCAACCTCCGTCTGGTTCCCAAATATTTCTTGACCGGCAGGTTTAGTCATTTTGGACTCTACTTCTTTTATCTACTCGTCATTTCCCTGTATGCCGAGATGATGGTGGCCTTGCTTTCCTTCGTTATCCTGGCCAATTACCAAGCGGATGTGATGAACTTAGGCAGTCTTTCGATATTCAATCTAGGCTTGACCCTCTACGCCATCGTTTTCGGGACCAGCTTTATTCGCATGGGCATTCAATTTCGTCAGCACTCGGCTTTAATCGAGGAGCTGAAAGAAGAAGCGGAGAAAAAAGCCGTGGGGACCCTACAGTTCAAATCGGACCGAAAGAACGTTCAGATCGCCTTTTCCGATCTGCTCTACTTGGAAAGCCTGAATGAGCAAGTCCGGGTGGTGTCTGTAGATGGTGACTGGACCACTCGAGAGAAGATCACCCACCTGCACGATCGATTGTCCGATGACTTCTTGCGCATTCATCGATCCTTTGTGGTCAACAAACACAAGGTCAGTAGCTTTTCCCGAACCGAAATTCAGGTCGGAGATATTGAGCTGCCGATTGGGAGGACGTATAAGAAGGAGGTTGTGGAAGAGTTGGAAGGCTAG
- a CDS encoding gliding motility-associated C-terminal domain-containing protein: MKRILLFFFVLCGMASSATHIIGGEIRYTYLGGGQYDIEMLIYRDPNGGPAFDNPAIFGVVDEFGAEVLTLNFMLDSINFVPLADDTCYASGTGDDVVVERGYYREIITLPDSTRGYTLIYQRCCRNATILNIPTPLNYGATYATGIPARDSIVNNSNPHFPLPPPIVVCANTPFFYDHSGIDADGDSISYAFGTPFTGGSQTNPQPIPSPPPFFPIPWAPGYSTNDWIDANPAFAIDPVTGIITGTPTTIGQYVTQIRAIEWRNGEQINVTWRDFQVNVVQCLPEPQPVIVEQNDSCSGTSGTYIAAGQYFDDYNWVLTLPDGTQEALGSDSILNLSRPDTGAFVLSLIASNGICSDTASSDLWLYNSDIGLEIIGPDSACFPQDEPFWSLSPSLPAEGIGTWFVNEVEQTGIQPDPNAFQVGLNQLAYRKNYRGCSWSDTTDVWWAICVDIETPNVFTPNGDGENENWYPFWEFAPERIEILIFDRWGVIVFEGGSDNPDLWEGWNGVNYSSKQDCPEGTYYFVVRGFAFGEVFSEKSGFLTLLR; this comes from the coding sequence ATGAAACGAATTCTGCTCTTCTTCTTTGTCCTTTGCGGAATGGCCAGTTCGGCTACGCACATCATTGGAGGAGAAATTCGCTACACCTATCTAGGCGGTGGACAGTACGATATTGAAATGCTGATTTACCGCGATCCCAACGGTGGGCCAGCCTTCGACAACCCGGCTATCTTTGGTGTGGTCGACGAGTTTGGAGCCGAGGTACTGACCTTGAACTTCATGTTGGACAGCATCAACTTTGTCCCACTGGCCGATGATACGTGCTACGCCAGCGGCACGGGAGATGACGTGGTCGTCGAACGAGGATACTACAGAGAAATCATCACCCTGCCGGACAGCACTCGGGGTTATACCCTCATTTACCAGCGTTGTTGCCGAAACGCAACCATTCTGAATATTCCAACGCCATTGAATTATGGCGCCACCTACGCTACTGGGATTCCGGCGCGTGATAGTATTGTCAACAATTCCAATCCTCATTTTCCGCTACCTCCACCGATCGTGGTCTGTGCGAACACTCCTTTCTTTTATGACCACAGCGGAATAGATGCGGACGGAGATTCCATTAGTTACGCCTTTGGAACCCCTTTCACCGGAGGATCGCAAACCAATCCGCAACCCATCCCATCACCACCGCCCTTTTTTCCCATCCCGTGGGCGCCCGGATACAGCACCAACGATTGGATCGACGCCAACCCTGCCTTTGCCATAGATCCGGTGACCGGGATCATCACGGGAACCCCAACAACCATTGGTCAGTACGTGACTCAAATTAGGGCCATTGAATGGCGCAATGGTGAGCAGATCAATGTGACTTGGCGAGATTTTCAGGTCAACGTGGTCCAGTGCTTGCCAGAACCACAACCTGTCATTGTGGAGCAAAATGACTCGTGCAGTGGAACCAGTGGAACCTATATTGCAGCGGGACAGTATTTCGATGACTACAATTGGGTCCTTACGCTGCCCGATGGAACACAAGAGGCTTTAGGCTCGGATTCTATCCTGAACCTTTCTCGTCCAGATACTGGTGCTTTTGTCCTTTCCCTGATTGCTTCGAACGGCATCTGCTCCGACACGGCTTCATCCGATCTGTGGCTGTACAATTCGGATATTGGACTGGAGATTATCGGTCCAGATTCTGCATGCTTTCCACAGGACGAGCCGTTTTGGTCCCTTTCTCCAAGTCTTCCTGCCGAAGGAATAGGGACATGGTTTGTCAATGAGGTGGAGCAGACCGGAATTCAACCTGATCCCAATGCCTTTCAGGTAGGACTGAACCAGTTGGCCTACCGCAAGAACTATCGCGGTTGTTCCTGGTCCGATACCACGGATGTATGGTGGGCCATTTGCGTGGATATTGAAACTCCTAATGTCTTCACGCCGAACGGCGATGGTGAAAATGAGAATTGGTATCCCTTTTGGGAGTTCGCTCCGGAACGTATCGAGATCTTAATTTTCGATCGCTGGGGCGTCATCGTTTTTGAAGGTGGTTCCGACAATCCAGACTTGTGGGAGGGGTGGAATGGCGTCAATTACTCCTCCAAGCAGGACTGTCCGGAGGGCACGTATTATTTTGTCGTTCGAGGCTTCGCCTTTGGAGAAGTCTTTTCCGAAAAGTCCGGATTCCTCACCCTGTTGAGGTAA
- a CDS encoding beta-carotene 15,15'-dioxygenase, Brp/Blh family produces the protein MYDYLFIGYGASTCLMLRALLRNGMLTGKSVAIIDPDYQRGNDKTFCFWSEEHDPILDHNRDLIDKSWSKIRVDEWEEEALSPLSYHHIESKRLYDTTRAMLERYAVDWFEASVDDLQPLKRGVRIQAGTIEVKAKKIFDSRPAGFERSDRKPFVWQSFLGYRVRVNDPVFDAEVYHKMDFQIPQDGATQFVYVLPFSETEALVEWTRFGVDRVDHASAREGLDQYIQNRFGAYEIVREEVGAIPMATGSAKVEDLPRVQSIGTRAGKVKPSTGYAFKRMYDHAEELISGATQSKSAERFAWYDHLLLWILVYQPQWGRSIFKTLFKTQSAVFVLRFLDEQSKLYQEIPMFLRLPLRPFIHSAMVYIGQWMRDRWEVFFTPVLAALLVALAQWNSALALQIGIPLLVFGFLLVGLPHGALDAYLERGKRSLPTFIGRYLALMAAMLFMWWLAPLLALILFVAYSALHFGQTDTEEWGLKNAGLAFPWGLGLLSILLISHWSETAEILSEWGIYLSASTARWETPTLLFLFAGSTALALYHRKEAWLASLATLALGTQLPLLVAFGLYFVGQHSLNGWKHLQRSQGWSHTGMYLRGLPYTLGAVLFFAMVWWMDASLLTAQWSWLFVALSVVSFPHVVEMHRFYERRT, from the coding sequence TTGTACGATTACCTCTTTATCGGATACGGAGCCAGCACTTGCCTGATGCTTCGCGCACTCCTCCGCAACGGAATGCTGACCGGGAAATCTGTGGCCATTATTGATCCGGATTACCAGCGAGGGAACGACAAAACGTTTTGCTTTTGGTCTGAAGAACACGACCCCATTCTCGATCACAATCGTGACCTCATCGACAAGAGTTGGAGTAAAATTCGGGTCGATGAATGGGAGGAAGAAGCCCTCTCCCCCCTCTCCTATCATCACATCGAAAGTAAGCGCCTCTACGACACCACACGGGCCATGCTGGAACGGTACGCCGTGGATTGGTTCGAGGCGTCTGTGGATGATCTTCAACCCCTGAAAAGAGGGGTCCGGATTCAAGCCGGCACCATTGAGGTGAAAGCGAAAAAGATTTTCGATAGTAGACCTGCCGGCTTTGAACGGAGCGATCGCAAACCCTTTGTCTGGCAAAGTTTTTTAGGATACCGCGTTCGGGTGAACGATCCAGTTTTCGACGCCGAGGTCTACCACAAGATGGATTTTCAAATCCCTCAGGATGGGGCCACTCAATTCGTTTATGTCCTACCCTTCAGCGAAACGGAGGCTTTGGTAGAGTGGACGAGGTTTGGAGTGGACCGCGTTGATCATGCATCGGCCCGTGAGGGCCTCGACCAATACATTCAAAACCGCTTTGGCGCGTACGAAATTGTGAGAGAGGAAGTCGGGGCCATTCCGATGGCGACGGGTTCTGCCAAGGTGGAAGACCTACCTCGCGTGCAATCGATTGGGACGCGGGCCGGGAAGGTTAAGCCAAGTACGGGCTATGCTTTTAAGCGCATGTACGATCACGCGGAAGAGCTGATCTCCGGTGCTACCCAGTCTAAATCCGCGGAGCGATTCGCTTGGTATGATCACCTTCTGCTCTGGATCCTTGTGTATCAGCCGCAGTGGGGTCGATCGATCTTTAAAACGCTCTTCAAGACGCAATCCGCGGTTTTTGTTCTGCGCTTCCTCGATGAGCAAAGTAAACTCTATCAAGAGATTCCGATGTTCTTGCGCCTGCCCTTGAGACCGTTCATTCATTCGGCCATGGTGTACATCGGTCAGTGGATGCGCGATCGGTGGGAAGTCTTTTTCACCCCAGTTTTGGCTGCGCTTTTGGTAGCGCTGGCCCAGTGGAATTCGGCCCTGGCGCTTCAAATTGGCATCCCGCTATTGGTCTTTGGATTCTTGTTGGTCGGCTTACCGCATGGAGCCCTCGACGCGTATTTGGAACGGGGGAAACGATCTCTTCCCACGTTCATCGGACGCTACCTGGCCCTGATGGCCGCCATGCTCTTCATGTGGTGGTTGGCCCCACTCCTGGCCCTCATCCTCTTTGTCGCCTACAGTGCCCTTCATTTCGGACAAACCGACACCGAAGAATGGGGACTCAAAAATGCCGGTCTCGCCTTCCCATGGGGCCTCGGCCTTCTCTCCATTCTCTTAATCAGCCATTGGTCCGAAACAGCCGAAATCCTGAGTGAATGGGGGATTTATTTAAGTGCCTCCACGGCACGATGGGAAACGCCCACGCTCCTATTCCTCTTCGCAGGCAGTACAGCCCTGGCCCTCTATCATCGAAAAGAAGCCTGGCTGGCCAGCTTGGCCACCCTCGCCTTGGGGACGCAGCTTCCGCTCTTGGTCGCCTTTGGACTTTACTTTGTAGGTCAACACAGCCTCAATGGCTGGAAGCACCTACAACGCTCCCAAGGCTGGAGTCACACAGGCATGTACCTGCGTGGACTTCCCTACACCTTGGGAGCTGTTCTGTTCTTTGCGATGGTCTGGTGGATGGATGCCTCCTTACTCACGGCTCAATGGAGTTGGCTTTTTGTCGCCCTCTCCGTGGTGAGTTTTCCCCATGTGGTGGAGATGCACCGGTTCTACGAGCGGCGCACTTAG
- a CDS encoding sulfatase-like hydrolase/transferase, whose product MRVKYTLYALTLFIGISTVSFAQNEIIHDAEYYILEAKHGEKWAEQDQELKDKLEKLEKKFGTPPNIVHIMWDDMPVGEIGIPALQKNRGFETPVMNQVAEDGILFTRMMTEPSCTPSRAAAMTGRYAVRSGMYNVAFPYEYGGIGADEVTMAEVLSEAGYATAFYGKWHLGDVESSYCNNQGFDEALWTPYNQVPSLYVPRGQQAALYPGSMYPNMYPEDKYALDNDWIPDGFVWALEGKKGEKPKEWGDTSSDDDYYKIDDECVKRAKAFMAKNKDEKKPFYIAYWPMMQSFLGNQPGTPNNTVAGVAVQEGYVKVDGYVGQIMDELERLGLAENTLVILMADNGPMTHNGPPGFIEHIYRGGKGDFTEGAVRVPAIASWKGVIDGGQIVGDMIHITDLFTTFANLAGATENIPTDRIIDGLDQTALLLNGDGFGRRDYNFIYTGNILAASVKGRYKRHWVGELPGLSGAAFYDLYNDPREVSGKMLPGFTTKGMFMEMKIRHELWKLKYPDNELTRDFPFKGLENPSENVKAASEPRVDPKDLPFDPREFINYLNEWENTETLWYDD is encoded by the coding sequence ATGCGAGTTAAGTACACATTATATGCCCTGACATTGTTTATAGGCATTTCTACCGTTTCGTTTGCCCAGAATGAAATCATTCATGATGCTGAGTATTACATACTCGAAGCCAAACATGGTGAAAAATGGGCCGAACAAGATCAGGAGCTGAAAGATAAACTCGAAAAGCTCGAAAAGAAATTTGGCACTCCGCCCAACATCGTGCACATAATGTGGGACGATATGCCTGTTGGAGAGATTGGTATTCCGGCGCTGCAAAAAAACAGAGGGTTTGAAACCCCTGTAATGAACCAGGTTGCGGAAGATGGAATTCTTTTTACTCGAATGATGACCGAACCTTCCTGTACACCGAGTAGAGCGGCGGCCATGACCGGACGTTATGCAGTGCGTAGCGGAATGTATAACGTAGCCTTTCCATACGAATATGGCGGCATTGGTGCAGATGAAGTAACTATGGCAGAAGTGCTTTCTGAAGCGGGGTACGCGACAGCATTTTACGGCAAATGGCATTTAGGAGATGTAGAATCAAGTTACTGCAACAACCAGGGATTTGATGAAGCCTTATGGACTCCGTACAATCAGGTCCCAAGTTTGTACGTACCTAGAGGACAACAAGCCGCGCTTTATCCTGGTAGCATGTATCCAAATATGTATCCAGAGGATAAATATGCATTGGATAATGACTGGATTCCGGATGGTTTTGTTTGGGCTCTAGAAGGTAAGAAGGGTGAAAAACCCAAAGAGTGGGGAGACACTTCAAGCGATGATGATTACTACAAAATCGATGATGAGTGTGTGAAGAGAGCGAAAGCCTTTATGGCCAAAAACAAAGACGAAAAGAAGCCCTTCTATATCGCCTACTGGCCGATGATGCAGTCATTCTTGGGGAATCAGCCAGGAACTCCGAATAATACTGTTGCTGGAGTAGCCGTCCAAGAAGGATATGTAAAGGTTGATGGTTATGTCGGACAAATCATGGATGAATTAGAGCGACTTGGTCTAGCCGAAAATACTTTGGTTATCCTCATGGCCGATAACGGTCCAATGACCCACAATGGTCCTCCAGGATTTATTGAGCACATTTACCGAGGAGGAAAAGGAGATTTTACTGAAGGAGCCGTGCGTGTCCCTGCCATTGCAAGTTGGAAAGGTGTTATCGATGGAGGTCAAATTGTGGGGGACATGATTCATATCACGGACCTCTTCACCACGTTTGCGAATTTAGCCGGAGCAACAGAGAATATTCCAACGGATAGAATTATTGACGGGTTAGATCAAACCGCTCTTCTTCTAAATGGCGACGGGTTTGGCAGACGTGACTACAATTTCATTTACACTGGAAATATTTTGGCTGCTAGTGTTAAAGGGCGGTACAAAAGGCATTGGGTTGGCGAACTTCCTGGACTAAGTGGAGCCGCATTTTATGATCTATATAACGACCCGCGCGAGGTAAGTGGAAAAATGCTTCCTGGCTTTACAACCAAAGGGATGTTTATGGAAATGAAGATTCGCCATGAATTGTGGAAGTTAAAGTATCCGGATAACGAGTTGACTCGTGACTTTCCTTTCAAAGGCTTAGAGAACCCTTCGGAAAACGTTAAAGCTGCGTCTGAACCGCGGGTTGACCCAAAAGACTTGCCGTTTGATCCAAGAGAGTTCATCAACTATCTCAACGAGTGGGAGAATACAGAGACGCTCTGGTACGATGACTAG
- a CDS encoding ABC transporter substrate-binding protein, whose translation MASRRNFIKTAGLAGIAAAAVPSACARGVDPESKTSNAVIPSSEKSDATIKYETGPIGEGEPLLLAGYDYSRVKPLVEGKVKIEGCSFNYQVSGIGALNNHAFFGSQERDVTELGLIPYLLAYANDDFQDYKLLPLPVLRMFRHRSVWVRTDGPIKRPEDLRGKKVATVGYSSSGLTHIRGWLASEYGVMPEEIDWISTKKDSAANLTSGVSKYEKIIPENIEMEFAPDGEDESSLLLSGQVDAIFHPAEPKCFQERNPNVRRLFTDFRTEEMGYFTKTGIYPIMHTVAMKRSTIEANPWMPKAIFEAYCKAKAMDLKHMQLLGWAYDSLPWYGQEFDNTLNELGPNFYAYGMDRSRKAYEAAFRFVYDQGLAKRKISVEDIFETSTLDLKDAMS comes from the coding sequence ATGGCATCAAGAAGAAACTTTATTAAAACAGCTGGTTTGGCTGGGATTGCTGCGGCAGCCGTGCCTTCAGCATGCGCGCGAGGAGTTGATCCAGAAAGCAAAACTTCAAACGCCGTTATTCCGTCCAGTGAAAAGAGTGATGCAACCATAAAATATGAAACGGGCCCCATAGGTGAAGGTGAGCCGCTACTGTTGGCAGGGTACGATTATAGTCGGGTGAAACCATTAGTCGAAGGTAAGGTGAAGATTGAAGGGTGTTCCTTTAATTATCAAGTGTCAGGTATTGGGGCCTTAAACAATCACGCATTCTTTGGTTCCCAAGAACGCGATGTCACCGAGCTGGGGCTTATACCATACTTGCTGGCCTATGCGAATGATGATTTTCAGGACTACAAACTATTGCCATTACCCGTTCTTCGTATGTTCCGGCACCGCAGCGTTTGGGTTCGAACCGATGGTCCGATCAAGCGACCTGAAGACTTACGTGGAAAGAAAGTAGCTACCGTTGGATACTCCAGTTCTGGGTTAACCCATATTCGAGGTTGGCTAGCTTCTGAGTATGGCGTGATGCCTGAAGAAATAGATTGGATTTCGACAAAAAAGGATTCAGCCGCGAACCTTACCAGTGGTGTTTCGAAATACGAAAAAATCATTCCTGAAAATATTGAAATGGAGTTTGCCCCAGATGGAGAAGACGAGTCTTCATTGCTTCTTTCAGGCCAAGTCGATGCAATTTTTCATCCGGCTGAACCGAAGTGTTTTCAGGAACGCAACCCAAATGTCCGACGGTTATTCACAGACTTCAGAACGGAGGAAATGGGGTATTTCACCAAGACAGGCATCTATCCAATTATGCATACCGTTGCCATGAAGAGAAGTACCATCGAGGCCAATCCATGGATGCCAAAAGCCATTTTCGAGGCGTACTGCAAAGCAAAGGCCATGGATCTGAAACACATGCAGCTCTTAGGTTGGGCTTATGATTCCCTGCCTTGGTACGGACAAGAATTTGATAATACACTCAATGAACTAGGACCAAACTTTTATGCCTATGGCATGGATAGAAGCCGGAAGGCGTATGAAGCGGCTTTCAGGTTTGTCTATGACCAAGGACTAGCGAAGCGCAAAATTTCGGTAGAAGATATTTTCGAAACCTCAACATTGGATTTAAAAGATGCGATGTCTTGA